One Natrarchaeobaculum sulfurireducens genomic window carries:
- a CDS encoding right-handed parallel beta-helix repeat-containing protein produces MGNASAADRVAPTQFDTDEGDMLWEFNVDLESYSEPIVVDGILVTIADGDGSSEQVVAYDIGTGEQRWAMDISARELTAADGTIYATGDDGVHALALELGTVEWHAEFDARGGVAVGDGTVYAVERISASRDQLTALDAETGDEEWSEETDEILSGPTVIDGTVYVVNSGGMIAFDADGEEEWQWNAEENIDIANGPTVADGHVYVSHSASDDDPGLVSAVDTDGERVWQEELGVAQEALATVPAPTVAAENNEPTVYVGYDGLYALDPANDNERWSDGDAVFDAPTVADGTLFVPQTTDSEAFRALDPNNGTELWSVDTGDRSEVVVVDGVAYVAVTTGDRSIMAIDAGVAGSSSDSRVMLGGHHHEWTGKIPDAEPRVVDATFDEGVLVEDELTVSATARNDWNPSTSATYTLEFDGTEYDETIEVPAFGTNTVDFTVAAPSESGEYSLEIDGEEIGTLTVVDETDPVFRSVNPFFDTQLEGDLIQIPYNATNLGDTFVEENATLALEGPAFDGREDVAFAEGQEGLEPDETALYLLITDPIDEPGEYTAFLEDEEIGTIEVLPEDEPIYLSDSNRLHDSIISGIEAPVEPSAAGEASVDVRYENLGEDTGSVESELVAYDDEGTEAANVTKTIEVEGESSTTARLSVPLAEPGVYDLEVDGKSVGEVEVLVDGVQDGDSIQEAIDAAPAGDTIFVGNGTYEESLTIDKEFTLRSVSDGGAVLDGSGEEFERAMTVADDDVTVEGFRIEGYSASGQSDGAVYVEGDRFEFQNNTITDSVDAIHVDRRINEFQLVNNHIHDNEGTGIDLQSDHEQFTIDSNKIERNGDGILEGGALGTSSNDGTIGNNTIADNDDAGIKLSTGSDNLIFNNTVTGNDGGIKVGTDEVRDNHVSDPNKFAIELSPSSTVANNTVLNATAGVGPRTAGTKLDNAVIENNTFDNVSRAISRGGDNIVIHNNEFSETKTDVVLRDATGATITNNTFATGVNLDGVPEEIDQEPHEMSENTVGGDPLVYFVGDESPEITPEAGQIILIDVKNVDLDEYSFSDVTAAIQIAHSENIQVTGLELSDVPPSGITDINNPSAVKFWYSSDVTVDDFELVDTNRGLYVEDSDNVTISNGQVVDSSRAIMFAGDNADVVIEDNDIFEGQSSLGTGIQVSEADGLSITGNTVQDASTGITLNRGTDVSIADNIVEDSATGVRFGNQPRGINADISDIDFINNTVISGDRDGVTVDRGSLTGNVSVTDNVVMETGLTTSPAFDPIGFDLAIDGETAIIADNDIIANQGDAGFVIDVDVDEGTIESNTIRDNQDGLTVTGNGDWGLENIIISQNTVEDNSRTGLTVGGDQNVVVGENSIVGNDQGLLYTDGLENLDARENWWGAPDGPSGGETDPEMGAVANGSGDSLDTAGSFEDYILFDPWLDAPIFDTGTLSGTVTDGAGDTLADATVEVLDGNAVIDSAETETDGTYELTLAVGTYDVTANADGYEEDIEQNVAINADETRTVDLTLTETQDGTIEGTVVDSESSSPITGAAIEVVEQRGIGLPPAIGGVTTTVETNEDGDFTADVPPGVYEYTVSKTGFDEAGDKDVKVSSGEPSDVGTIELTAFPVVTGTVTDTVNGDQIMGVSIESSATGATEAFDTAETNATGEYVITVPEELTQLEFTSPGYLPKDVFVDGQETDGTEQVDVELTLEDDLGTATGTVTRESTSETVQGAMVIATDEDDTQIDVDTTDGDGVYELQVEPGTYTITATEESGPGLPESGTVEDVDVSAGEQKTVDIELEPMDFLPPSDVTVEIDEGESVTNVTEGETITVVADIINTGDEQIDQEVVFGVYDQEADGDVLDESDPKVVTIAPEETEPVSFSVESERDFDNTTGIVASGEPGADEAAAFDVIGLSVSPLDSEPEPGLESITLSVEETTLIDGSTTPATVTATFDDETTEDVTEESTFDSDDTDVVSVDGSTLTAAGPGTATVTATYEGETDSLEVTVDAEDQPEPEPEPEPELESITLSVEETTLIDGSTTPAAVTATFDDETTADVTDEATIDSDNASVITVDGSTLTAVGPGTATVTATYEGETDSFEVAVDDEDQPEPDPDPDLDPELEVSDPTVTPTQLEVGKDATINATVENVGEGDGELTVPLEIDGVEVTNTTVTLDAGDETNVTFTWTFEAPGQFSVGVGGVDAGTVTVIEDADADVLIYGADVNQSSLLLGETVAITGDLLNSGGSGTFDVDLNVNGDVVDSTTVEIGPGATPGAVEFEWTPTEADLPADADEMDAAITLNGFVVDTVHITNPYSDITIIQTSASTLELVEGEEMYVVGSLYQRGTIEGPETVEMTATNTDTGESEVVASQEVTLEPEFYHFGGINVSFVLEEAGTYDLELGDRAAGTVEVEPAESDITVIQASNSRAETVEGEEMYVVGSVYQRGTIEGPETVELTATNTDTGESEVVASQEVTVGPGNYLFGGINVTFAFEEAGTYDLALGDRDANTVEVEPAESDITVIQASNSRVEMVEGEEMYVVGSVYQRGTIEGPETVEMTATNTDTGESEVVASQEVTVGPGNYLFGGINVSFVLEEPGTYDLELGDRSAGTVDVEPSEADIRVIAASASEVEVIEDEELYIVGSIQNQGDDEGTEEIELTATNTETNETELLGSQEVTLGAGNTHLGAINITAEFDEAGTYDLSLGERDAGLVAVEDAITDITVVAASAGGLELVEGEESYVVGSIYQNGTAAKTEEIELTATNTETNETAVLGSQEVTVQPGNYVFGGLNISYTPEKAGTYDLELGDRNAGTLEVEAAESDITVIQASNSRVEMVEGEEMYVVGSLYQRGNIEGPETVELTATNTDTGESEVVASQEVTVRPEFYHFGGINVSFVLEEPGTYDLELGDRSAGTVEVEPAESDITVIQASNSRVEMVEGEEMYVVGSVYQRGTIEGPETVEMTATNTDTGESEVVASQEVTVRPGNYLFGGINVSFALEEPGTYDLALGDRDAGTVEVNEPIVELSAVEVDGYSEAFDPDSDTVLTYASDDATVSVDIDADLELETVNVLLSSLETTYVRAFEATHEDGDTWTLSVPFDDIEDDGRYEVSVVAVDEVGTAGSANAETPLVIDRDAPRLTATLEDVDGESATVVVESDQPLVEPPEVEGVFTAPDGSTTSDSVAMIAVGGSDTHFTGSFATGETGTYEITSDGTDRAGSTGTDTASATVDTRFTLGDGVIELEDTGTSIEFDVADEADEAVLTQDLFVSLSETTANANLGEGDIGVNFITGDLDSLLDYYLEDGTIESAEITMAIDETELPDGASADDVELQYYDDASESWTVDPITDTAIEYDGNDPFLTSSVTGFSTYGLFVPDTEPPEITAETPVDGQEIAAGTEVVDIRLEYDDRYSGVDVSSVRLKIDGVDRTDDDNTSITSSAIEHTLSVEDGATYDVWLSISDQAGNEATEDLSFEVGSPSSGGGGGGGGGGGGAPSAPADDDTSATDDDADEEVPTDDDDADEEVPTDDDDTIGEEVPADGEDAADASDDTPVDADDQPEIAEDADGVPGFGSQVALVGLLLAIGLLARHSSSRR; encoded by the coding sequence GTGGGTAACGCGTCGGCGGCGGACCGGGTTGCCCCAACACAGTTCGATACTGACGAGGGCGACATGCTCTGGGAGTTTAATGTCGATCTCGAGTCGTACAGCGAACCGATAGTCGTCGATGGGATCCTCGTAACGATTGCGGATGGGGACGGCTCCTCGGAGCAGGTAGTCGCCTACGACATCGGCACCGGCGAACAGCGGTGGGCGATGGACATCTCCGCGCGCGAGCTGACCGCGGCCGACGGAACGATCTATGCGACCGGCGATGACGGCGTCCACGCGCTTGCCCTCGAACTCGGAACGGTCGAGTGGCACGCCGAGTTCGACGCTCGTGGTGGGGTTGCAGTCGGCGACGGCACCGTGTATGCCGTCGAACGGATCTCTGCAAGCCGCGACCAGCTCACCGCACTGGATGCTGAAACCGGCGACGAGGAGTGGTCAGAAGAGACCGATGAGATTCTGAGCGGCCCCACCGTTATCGATGGGACCGTGTACGTCGTCAACAGTGGCGGCATGATTGCATTCGACGCTGATGGAGAGGAAGAATGGCAGTGGAACGCTGAGGAGAACATCGATATTGCAAACGGGCCGACCGTCGCCGACGGTCACGTCTACGTCAGCCACAGCGCGAGTGACGACGACCCGGGATTAGTATCGGCGGTGGACACCGATGGTGAGAGGGTTTGGCAAGAAGAGCTCGGCGTCGCACAGGAAGCTCTTGCGACGGTCCCAGCACCGACGGTCGCTGCCGAGAACAACGAGCCGACAGTCTACGTCGGCTACGATGGACTCTACGCGCTCGATCCGGCGAACGACAACGAGCGCTGGTCGGACGGGGATGCCGTGTTCGACGCACCGACGGTCGCTGATGGGACGCTCTTCGTTCCCCAGACAACCGATTCGGAGGCGTTCAGAGCCCTCGACCCGAACAACGGCACCGAGCTGTGGTCGGTTGATACGGGTGACCGAAGCGAGGTCGTCGTCGTCGACGGCGTGGCGTACGTCGCTGTCACGACCGGTGACAGAAGCATCATGGCGATTGACGCCGGTGTGGCCGGTTCGAGCAGCGACTCCCGTGTCATGCTCGGCGGACACCATCACGAATGGACCGGCAAGATACCGGACGCTGAGCCTCGAGTCGTCGACGCCACGTTCGATGAGGGCGTGTTAGTCGAGGATGAACTGACGGTCTCGGCGACAGCCAGAAACGACTGGAATCCGAGCACGTCGGCGACGTACACCCTCGAGTTTGATGGAACCGAATACGACGAAACGATCGAAGTACCGGCGTTCGGAACGAATACAGTTGACTTCACCGTGGCCGCGCCGAGTGAGAGCGGTGAGTACAGCCTCGAAATCGACGGTGAGGAGATCGGAACGCTAACCGTTGTCGACGAAACCGACCCGGTGTTCCGGTCGGTAAATCCATTTTTCGACACCCAACTCGAGGGTGACCTGATACAGATCCCCTACAACGCGACGAACCTCGGAGACACGTTCGTCGAGGAAAACGCGACCCTCGCACTCGAGGGGCCGGCGTTCGACGGCCGTGAGGACGTGGCCTTCGCAGAAGGACAGGAAGGCCTCGAACCGGACGAAACGGCACTGTACCTCCTCATCACTGACCCGATCGACGAACCGGGCGAGTACACCGCCTTCCTCGAGGACGAGGAAATCGGCACGATCGAGGTGCTCCCCGAAGACGAACCGATCTACCTGAGCGACAGCAACCGATTGCATGACTCGATCATCAGCGGTATCGAAGCCCCAGTAGAGCCGAGTGCTGCTGGCGAAGCGAGTGTCGACGTTCGATACGAGAACCTCGGTGAGGACACAGGCAGCGTCGAAAGCGAACTCGTCGCCTATGACGACGAGGGCACGGAAGCCGCCAACGTCACCAAGACGATCGAAGTCGAAGGTGAATCCAGCACGACTGCGCGACTGAGCGTGCCACTCGCTGAACCGGGCGTCTACGACCTCGAGGTCGATGGCAAATCAGTCGGCGAGGTCGAAGTCCTGGTCGACGGTGTCCAGGATGGCGACAGTATTCAGGAAGCGATCGACGCCGCCCCGGCCGGTGACACGATCTTCGTTGGCAACGGTACCTACGAGGAGTCGCTGACGATTGATAAGGAATTCACGCTCCGGAGTGTTTCTGACGGTGGGGCGGTTCTCGATGGCAGTGGGGAAGAGTTCGAGCGAGCGATGACAGTTGCTGATGACGACGTGACTGTGGAAGGGTTCCGGATTGAGGGCTACAGCGCCAGTGGGCAAAGCGATGGCGCGGTGTACGTTGAGGGAGACCGGTTTGAATTCCAAAACAACACGATTACTGACTCCGTCGATGCTATTCACGTGGACAGGCGTATTAATGAATTCCAGCTAGTGAACAACCACATTCACGATAACGAAGGAACTGGCATCGATCTCCAGTCCGACCACGAACAGTTCACTATTGACAGTAACAAGATTGAACGAAACGGAGATGGGATCCTGGAGGGAGGAGCACTTGGAACTAGCAGCAATGATGGCACGATTGGGAACAACACGATAGCAGACAACGATGATGCAGGTATCAAACTCAGCACTGGATCCGATAACCTGATATTTAATAATACGGTCACGGGGAACGACGGCGGCATCAAAGTCGGCACTGACGAGGTCCGTGATAACCATGTGAGTGATCCGAATAAATTTGCTATCGAACTTAGCCCGTCTTCGACGGTGGCAAATAACACGGTGTTGAACGCGACAGCCGGTGTTGGCCCCCGAACAGCAGGTACTAAACTCGATAATGCCGTTATCGAGAACAACACCTTCGACAACGTCTCACGTGCAATCTCCCGCGGCGGCGACAACATAGTCATTCACAATAACGAGTTCTCAGAGACGAAGACCGACGTCGTTCTTCGGGATGCAACCGGCGCAACCATCACGAACAACACGTTTGCGACTGGTGTTAACCTCGACGGCGTTCCCGAGGAAATCGATCAGGAACCGCACGAGATGTCAGAAAACACCGTTGGTGGCGACCCACTCGTATATTTCGTCGGTGATGAGAGTCCCGAGATTACACCGGAAGCAGGACAAATCATTCTTATCGACGTGAAGAACGTCGACCTCGATGAGTACTCCTTCTCGGACGTGACGGCAGCGATTCAGATCGCACATTCGGAAAACATCCAGGTAACCGGTCTCGAACTCTCTGACGTACCTCCCAGCGGGATTACCGATATTAACAACCCCAGTGCTGTCAAGTTCTGGTACTCCTCGGATGTGACCGTTGATGACTTTGAACTCGTGGATACGAACAGGGGACTCTACGTTGAAGACAGCGATAATGTGACTATCTCGAACGGGCAGGTCGTCGACAGTTCACGTGCCATCATGTTCGCCGGAGACAACGCCGATGTTGTAATCGAGGACAACGACATCTTCGAAGGTCAAAGCTCTCTCGGTACTGGCATACAGGTTAGCGAGGCCGATGGACTCTCGATTACTGGAAACACCGTCCAAGATGCGTCAACAGGCATTACCCTCAACAGAGGCACTGACGTGAGCATCGCAGACAACATCGTTGAAGACTCGGCCACTGGTGTTCGGTTCGGCAACCAACCTAGAGGAATCAATGCCGACATCAGCGATATCGACTTCATCAACAACACCGTCATCAGCGGTGACAGAGATGGCGTCACTGTCGACCGTGGTTCACTAACCGGAAATGTCAGCGTGACTGACAACGTCGTGATGGAAACAGGACTCACTACCAGTCCTGCGTTCGACCCTATTGGGTTTGACCTCGCTATCGACGGTGAGACGGCAATTATCGCAGACAACGATATCATAGCCAATCAGGGTGACGCCGGTTTCGTCATCGACGTGGATGTCGACGAGGGAACGATCGAATCGAATACCATCCGTGACAATCAGGACGGACTCACCGTGACCGGTAACGGTGACTGGGGACTTGAGAACATTATAATCAGTCAAAACACCGTCGAAGATAACTCCAGGACTGGACTCACTGTCGGTGGTGACCAGAACGTCGTCGTCGGCGAGAACTCCATTGTCGGAAACGACCAAGGACTCCTCTACACCGACGGACTTGAGAATCTTGATGCGCGGGAGAACTGGTGGGGCGCTCCGGATGGACCAAGCGGCGGCGAGACGGACCCGGAAATGGGGGCCGTTGCCAACGGCTCCGGTGACTCGCTTGATACCGCCGGCTCATTTGAGGACTACATCCTGTTTGACCCGTGGCTCGATGCACCGATCTTCGACACTGGCACGCTCTCCGGTACGGTTACTGATGGGGCTGGCGACACACTCGCCGATGCAACTGTCGAAGTACTCGACGGGAACGCCGTCATCGACTCAGCCGAAACGGAGACCGACGGTACCTACGAGCTCACGCTCGCCGTTGGAACCTATGACGTCACCGCGAATGCTGATGGATACGAGGAAGACATTGAACAGAATGTGGCGATCAACGCTGACGAGACGAGGACTGTTGACCTGACGCTAACGGAGACGCAGGACGGCACCATTGAGGGCACGGTCGTCGATTCAGAGAGCAGCAGTCCGATCACCGGCGCGGCAATCGAGGTCGTCGAACAGCGAGGGATTGGTCTTCCACCTGCCATCGGTGGGGTCACCACCACCGTGGAGACGAACGAGGACGGAGACTTCACCGCAGACGTTCCGCCGGGCGTCTACGAGTACACGGTCAGTAAAACTGGGTTCGACGAGGCAGGAGACAAGGACGTCAAGGTGAGCTCCGGTGAGCCGTCCGATGTGGGGACGATCGAACTGACTGCCTTCCCGGTCGTGACCGGTACGGTGACTGACACAGTGAACGGCGACCAAATCATGGGCGTGTCGATCGAATCCAGCGCAACAGGAGCCACAGAAGCGTTCGACACGGCGGAGACCAACGCCACCGGCGAGTACGTTATTACCGTCCCTGAGGAACTGACTCAACTCGAGTTCACCAGTCCAGGGTACCTTCCGAAGGATGTCTTCGTTGATGGTCAAGAGACCGACGGAACCGAACAGGTTGACGTCGAACTCACGCTCGAGGACGACCTCGGGACCGCCACCGGCACCGTCACTCGCGAGTCGACCAGTGAAACCGTGCAGGGTGCGATGGTGATCGCGACTGACGAGGATGACACGCAGATCGACGTCGACACCACCGACGGCGACGGCGTGTACGAACTCCAGGTCGAACCGGGAACGTACACCATCACGGCAACCGAGGAGAGTGGTCCCGGACTTCCTGAGTCGGGAACCGTCGAAGATGTCGACGTGTCTGCTGGCGAGCAAAAGACCGTAGACATCGAACTGGAGCCGATGGACTTCTTGCCGCCGTCCGACGTGACAGTCGAAATCGACGAGGGTGAAAGCGTCACCAACGTCACCGAGGGCGAGACCATCACCGTCGTTGCTGACATCATCAACACTGGCGACGAACAGATCGACCAGGAGGTCGTTTTCGGTGTGTACGATCAAGAGGCAGACGGCGATGTGCTGGACGAATCTGACCCAAAAGTCGTGACCATCGCACCAGAGGAAACAGAGCCAGTGAGTTTCTCTGTCGAGTCCGAACGTGACTTCGACAACACGACGGGCATCGTCGCCTCGGGCGAACCTGGGGCTGACGAGGCAGCTGCGTTCGACGTGATCGGCCTATCGGTCTCACCGCTCGATTCTGAGCCTGAGCCCGGACTCGAGTCGATCACGCTCTCAGTCGAGGAAACGACGCTGATCGACGGTTCGACGACGCCAGCAACCGTGACGGCAACCTTTGACGACGAAACGACCGAGGATGTCACCGAAGAGTCAACATTCGACAGCGACGATACCGACGTCGTATCGGTCGATGGCTCGACGCTGACCGCAGCGGGGCCCGGAACAGCGACCGTCACGGCCACGTACGAAGGCGAAACAGACAGCCTCGAGGTGACTGTCGATGCTGAGGATCAACCGGAGCCTGAGCCCGAGCCCGAGCCCGAACTCGAGTCGATCACGCTCTCAGTTGAGGAAACGACGCTGATCGACGGTTCGACGACGCCAGCAGCCGTGACGGCAACCTTTGACGACGAAACGACTGCGGACGTGACTGACGAAGCGACGATCGACAGCGACAACGCGAGTGTCATCACCGTCGATGGCTCGACGCTAACCGCAGTGGGCCCCGGAACAGCGACCGTCACGGCCACGTACGAAGGCGAAACCGACAGCTTCGAGGTGGCTGTCGACGATGAGGATCAACCGGAACCTGACCCTGATCCAGATCTCGACCCTGAACTCGAGGTCAGCGACCCGACCGTCACACCGACGCAACTCGAGGTCGGCAAAGACGCAACGATCAACGCGACGGTCGAGAACGTCGGCGAAGGCGATGGTGAGTTGACCGTTCCACTCGAGATAGACGGTGTAGAAGTTACGAACACGACCGTCACTCTCGATGCGGGTGACGAAACGAACGTCACGTTCACGTGGACGTTCGAGGCGCCAGGCCAGTTTTCCGTTGGTGTCGGAGGAGTTGATGCTGGCACGGTAACGGTTATCGAGGACGCCGACGCGGACGTTCTCATCTATGGCGCGGACGTCAACCAGTCGTCGCTCTTGCTCGGAGAAACGGTCGCCATCACGGGGGACCTGCTCAACAGCGGCGGCAGCGGGACCTTCGATGTCGACCTGAACGTCAACGGCGACGTTGTCGATAGCACGACCGTGGAGATCGGCCCGGGTGCAACGCCCGGTGCCGTGGAATTCGAGTGGACGCCGACGGAAGCCGACCTGCCAGCCGATGCAGACGAGATGGACGCGGCGATCACCCTCAACGGGTTCGTTGTCGACACGGTCCACATCACAAACCCATACTCCGACATTACTATCATCCAGACCTCTGCATCGACGCTAGAACTCGTCGAGGGCGAGGAGATGTACGTCGTCGGAAGCCTCTATCAAAGAGGCACTATCGAGGGGCCCGAAACGGTCGAGATGACTGCCACCAACACCGACACGGGTGAGAGCGAGGTCGTGGCGAGTCAGGAAGTGACACTGGAGCCCGAGTTTTACCATTTCGGCGGGATCAACGTCAGCTTCGTCCTTGAGGAGGCTGGCACCTACGACCTCGAGTTAGGTGACAGAGCTGCTGGTACCGTCGAAGTCGAACCCGCCGAATCGGACATCACCGTCATCCAGGCCTCCAACTCCAGGGCGGAGACGGTCGAAGGCGAGGAGATGTACGTCGTCGGGAGCGTGTATCAAAGAGGTACTATCGAGGGGCCCGAAACGGTCGAACTTACCGCCACCAACACTGACACAGGTGAGAGCGAAGTGGTGGCGAGTCAGGAAGTGACGGTAGGGCCCGGGAATTATCTCTTCGGTGGGATCAACGTCACCTTCGCTTTTGAGGAGGCCGGCACCTACGACCTCGCTCTGGGTGACCGGGACGCCAATACTGTCGAGGTCGAACCCGCCGAATCGGACATCACCGTCATCCAGGCCTCCAACTCCAGGGTGGAGATGGTCGAAGGCGAGGAGATGTACGTCGTCGGGAGCGTTTATCAAAGAGGCACTATCGAGGGGCCCGAAACGGTCGAGATGACTGCCACCAACACCGACACGGGTGAGAGCGAGGTCGTGGCGAGTCAGGAAGTGACGGTAGGGCCCGGGAATTATCTCTTCGGCGGGATCAACGTCAGCTTCGTCCTCGAGGAGCCCGGCACCTACGACCTCGAGTTAGGTGACAGAAGTGCTGGTACCGTCGATGTCGAACCCAGCGAGGCTGACATCCGAGTCATCGCCGCCTCCGCGTCCGAAGTCGAAGTAATAGAGGATGAGGAGTTGTATATCGTCGGGTCGATACAAAACCAGGGTGATGACGAGGGAACCGAGGAGATCGAACTCACCGCAACGAACACCGAAACCAACGAGACCGAGCTGCTCGGAAGCCAAGAGGTAACCCTCGGAGCTGGAAACACCCACCTTGGCGCGATCAACATCACCGCCGAGTTCGACGAGGCGGGAACTTACGACCTCTCCTTGGGTGAACGGGACGCCGGACTGGTCGCCGTCGAGGATGCGATCACCGACATCACCGTGGTTGCGGCCTCGGCCGGAGGTCTGGAACTCGTCGAAGGCGAGGAGAGCTACGTCGTCGGCAGCATCTACCAGAACGGCACCGCCGCGAAGACCGAGGAGATCGAACTCACCGCGACGAACACCGAAACCAACGAAACAGCGGTCCTCGGCAGTCAGGAAGTGACGGTGCAGCCCGGGAATTATGTCTTTGGTGGGCTCAACATTTCATACACTCCAGAGAAGGCTGGTACCTACGACCTCGAGTTAGGTGACAGAAATGCCGGCACTCTCGAAGTCGAGGCCGCCGAATCCGATATCACCGTCATCCAGGCCTCCAACTCCAGGGTGGAGATGGTCGAGGGCGAGGAGATGTACGTCGTCGGAAGCCTCTATCAAAGAGGGAATATTGAGGGGCCCGAAACGGTCGAACTCACCGCCACCAACACAGACACAGGTGAGAGCGAGGTGGTGGCGAGTCAGGAAGTGACCGTGAGGCCCGAGTTTTACCATTTCGGCGGGATCAACGTCAGCTTCGTCCTTGAGGAGCCCGGTACCTACGACCTCGAGTTAGGTGACAGAAGTGCTGGTACCGTCGAGGTTGAACCCGCCGAATCGGACATCACCGTCATCCAGGCCTCCAACTCCAGGGTGGAGATGGTCGAAGGCGAGGAGATGTACGTCGTCGGGAGCGTTTATCAAAGAGGCACTATCGAGGGGCCCGAAACGGTCGAGATGACTGCCACCAACACCGACACGGGTGAGAGCGAGGTCGTGGCGAGTCAGGAAGTGACCGTGAGGCCCGGAAATTATCTCTTCGGCGGGATCAACGTCAGCTTCGCCCTCGAAGAGCCCGGCACCTACGACCTCGCTCTGGGTGACCGGGACGCCGGCACTGTCGAGGTCAACGAACCGATCGTCGAGCTTTCGGCGGTCGAGGTCGACGGCTACAGCGAGGCCTTCGACCCCGACAGTGACACCGTGTTGACCTACGCGAGCGACGACGCGACCGTCTCCGTCGACATCGACGCCGACCTCGAGTTGGAGACCGTGAACGTGTTGTTGAGTTCGCTTGAAACGACCTACGTCCGCGCGTTCGAGGCGACCCACGAGGACGGCGACACGTGGACCTTGTCGGTTCCGTTCGACGATATCGAGGACGATGGACGCTACGAGGTGTCGGTCGTCGCCGTCGACGAGGTCGGGACCGCGGGTTCGGCGAACGCCGAGACCCCCCTCGTCATCGACCGCGACGCGCCCCGGCTGACGGCGACGCTTGAGGACGTCGACGGTGAGAGCGCGACGGTCGTCGTCGAGAGCGACCAACCGCTCGTGGAGCCGCCCGAAGTGGAGGGCGTGTTCACCGCGCCGGACGGATCGACGACGAGCGACTCGGTCGCAATGATCGCTGTCGGCGGCAGCGACACACACTTCACGGGCTCGTTCGCCACCGGCGAGACGGGAACCTACGAGATCACGAGCGATGGGACCGACCGTGCCGGAAGCACGGGAACGGACACCGCCTCGGCGACCGTCGACACCCGGTTTACCCTCGGGGATGGCGTCATCGAACTCGAGGACACTGGCACGAGCATCGAGTTTGACGTTGCAGACGAAGCCGACGAGGCAGTGCTCACCCAGGACCTGTTCGTCTCACTCTCGGAGACGACCGCCAACGCGAACCTTGGGGAGGGTGATATCGGCGTCAACTTCATCACCGGAGACCTAGATTCTCTGCTCGATTACTATCTCGAGGACGGTACCATCGAGAGCGCTGAAATCACGATGGCAATCGACGAGACCGAACTTCCTGACGGTGCGTCGGCCGACGACGTCGAGTTGCAGTATTACGACGACGCAAGTGAAAGCTGGACCGTTGATCCAATTACCGACACGGCTATCGAGTACGACGGGAACGACCCGTTCTTGACTAGCTCCGTTACCGGATTCTCGACGTACGGTCTGTTCGTCCCCGACACTGAGCCGCCGGAAATAACGGCCGAAACACCCGTTGACGGGCAAGAAATCGCGGCCGGAACCGAAGTTGTCGACATCCGCCTCGAGTACGACGACCGCTACTCCGGGGTCGACGTGAGTTCCGTCCGCCTCAAGATCGACGGCGTCGACCGCACTGACGACGACAACACTTCGATCACCTCCTCGGCGATCGAACACACACTTTCCGTCGAGGACGGGGCCACCTACGACGTATGGCTGTCGATTAGCGACCAAGCGGGTAACGAAGCAACCGAGGACTTGTCCTTCGAGGTAGGCTCTCCCTCGAGCGGTGGTGGCGGTGGTGGCGGTGGCGGTGGTGGAGGCGCTCCATCTGCACCTGCCGATGACGATACGTCCGCAACTGACGATGACGCCGACGAAGAGGTTCCCACGGATGACGATGACGCCGACGAAGAGGTGCCCACGGATGACGATGACACCATTGGCGAAGAGGTGCCCGCGGATGGCGAAGACGCCGCTGATGCCAGTGATGACACACCGGTCGATGCCGACGATCAACCGGAGATAGCCGAGGACGCTGACGGTGTTCCTGGATTCGGAAGCCAGGTTGCACTCGTTGGATTGCTGCTCGCTATTGGGCTGTTAGCGCGACACTCGAGCAGTCGTCGATAG